One genomic segment of Streptomyces sp. TLI_146 includes these proteins:
- a CDS encoding 6-phospho-beta-glucosidase encodes MRLTILGGGGFRVPLVYGALLRDRAPGRVTEVTLYDVDAARLAAIARVLADQARDSADAPAVRATTDLDEALRGADFVFSAIRVGGLAGRAADERIALAEGVLGQETVGAGGVAYGLRTVPVADAIARRIKAVAPGAWVINFTNPAGLVTEAMARHLGERVIGICDSPVGLARRVARTVGADPDAVRLDYAGLNHLGWLHGLYEGEENVLPRLFADDALLTSFEEGKLFGADWLRSLGSVPNEYLHYYYFNREAVAAYRQAELTRGAFLLDQQARFYATVADGEQAWDAWDRTRAEREATYMSENREVSGAGERAADDLESGGYENVALALMRAIARDEPATLILNVRNGASLHALDAEAVVEIPCRVDASGPHPLPVTQLTGHEAGLVSAVKAVERCVLEAAEADSARAAVKAFALHPLVDSVQVARRLLDGYRDVHPGLAYLRP; translated from the coding sequence ATGCGACTGACGATCCTCGGCGGCGGCGGTTTCCGCGTGCCGCTCGTGTACGGCGCCCTGCTGCGCGACCGCGCGCCCGGCCGGGTCACCGAGGTCACGCTGTACGACGTGGACGCGGCCCGGCTCGCGGCCATCGCCAGGGTCCTCGCCGACCAGGCCCGCGACAGCGCCGACGCGCCCGCCGTACGGGCCACCACCGACCTCGACGAGGCCCTGCGCGGCGCCGACTTCGTCTTCTCCGCGATCCGCGTCGGCGGCCTGGCGGGCCGGGCGGCCGACGAGCGGATCGCGCTCGCCGAGGGTGTCCTGGGCCAGGAGACGGTCGGCGCGGGCGGCGTGGCGTACGGACTGCGGACCGTGCCCGTGGCGGACGCGATCGCCCGCCGGATCAAGGCGGTCGCGCCCGGTGCCTGGGTCATCAACTTCACCAACCCGGCCGGTCTCGTCACCGAGGCCATGGCCCGCCACCTGGGCGAACGAGTGATCGGCATCTGCGATTCCCCGGTCGGCCTGGCCCGCCGCGTGGCTCGTACGGTCGGCGCCGACCCCGACGCCGTACGGCTGGACTACGCGGGCCTCAACCACCTCGGCTGGCTGCACGGCCTGTACGAGGGCGAGGAGAACGTCCTGCCGCGCCTGTTCGCGGACGACGCGCTGCTGACCTCGTTCGAGGAGGGCAAGCTCTTCGGCGCCGACTGGCTGCGCTCGCTGGGCTCGGTGCCCAACGAGTATCTGCACTACTACTACTTCAACCGCGAGGCCGTCGCCGCGTACCGGCAGGCCGAACTCACCCGCGGCGCCTTCCTCCTGGACCAGCAGGCGCGCTTCTACGCGACCGTGGCGGACGGCGAGCAGGCGTGGGACGCCTGGGACCGCACCCGCGCCGAGCGCGAGGCCACGTACATGTCCGAGAACCGGGAGGTCTCGGGCGCGGGCGAGCGCGCCGCCGACGACCTGGAGTCGGGCGGGTACGAGAACGTCGCCCTGGCGCTGATGCGGGCCATCGCGCGCGACGAACCGGCGACGCTCATCCTCAACGTGCGCAACGGCGCCTCACTGCACGCCCTAGACGCCGAGGCGGTCGTCGAGATCCCGTGCCGCGTCGACGCGTCAGGCCCGCACCCGCTGCCCGTGACCCAGCTGACCGGCCACGAGGCGGGCCTGGTCAGCGCGGTGAAGGCGGTCGAGCGGTGTGTCCTGGAGGCCGCCGAGGCCGACTCGGCGCGGGCGGCGGTGAAGGCCTTCGCCCTGCATCCGCTGGTCGACTCGGTCCAGGTCGCCCGACGGCTTCTGGACGGCTACCGGGACGTCCACCCGGGCCTCGCGTATCTGCGCCCGTAA
- a CDS encoding NUDIX hydrolase, which yields MPNGQWYPPEWPDRIRALAHGELTPVQPRRAATVMLLRGGPLAVHMLRRRTSMAFAGGAYAYPGGGVDPRDDARRIGWAGPSRETWAARLGVGADDAQAIVCAAVRETYEEAGVLLAGPDADSVVRDTTGDDWEADRQALVTRDLSFAEFLDRRGLVLRSDLLGAWARWITPEFEPKRYDTWFFVAALPEGQRTRNASTEADRTVWIRPAEATAGYDGGELLMMPPTVSTLRSLLPYAAPADVLAASAARDLTPVLARASLGDDGEIVLSWPGHDEFTKRVRTGGGTP from the coding sequence ATGCCCAATGGTCAGTGGTACCCGCCGGAATGGCCCGACCGCATCCGCGCCCTAGCCCACGGCGAACTCACCCCCGTGCAGCCCCGCCGCGCCGCCACCGTCATGCTGCTGCGTGGCGGACCGCTCGCCGTGCACATGCTGCGCCGCCGCACCTCCATGGCCTTCGCCGGCGGCGCCTACGCCTACCCCGGCGGCGGCGTCGACCCCCGGGACGACGCCCGCCGGATCGGGTGGGCCGGGCCCAGCCGCGAGACCTGGGCGGCCCGCCTGGGCGTGGGCGCGGACGACGCCCAGGCCATCGTCTGCGCGGCCGTCCGCGAGACGTACGAGGAGGCCGGGGTCCTCCTCGCCGGGCCCGACGCCGACAGCGTGGTGCGCGACACCACCGGCGACGACTGGGAGGCCGACCGCCAGGCCCTCGTGACCCGCGACCTCTCCTTCGCCGAGTTCCTCGACCGCCGCGGCCTGGTCCTGCGCTCGGACCTGCTCGGTGCGTGGGCCCGCTGGATCACCCCGGAGTTCGAGCCCAAGCGGTACGACACCTGGTTCTTCGTCGCCGCGCTCCCCGAGGGCCAGCGCACCCGCAACGCCTCCACCGAGGCCGACCGGACGGTGTGGATCCGGCCCGCCGAGGCCACGGCCGGGTACGACGGGGGCGAGCTGCTGATGATGCCCCCGACCGTCTCGACCCTGCGCTCCCTCCTCCCGTACGCCGCCCCCGCCGACGTCCTCGCCGCCTCGGCCGCCCGCGACCTCACCCCCGTACTGGCGCGGGCCAGCCTCGGCGACGACGGTGAGATCGTGCTGAGCTGGCCCGGGCACGACGAGTTCACCAAGCGCGTCCGCACCGGCGGCGGTACGCCGTGA
- a CDS encoding CoA pyrophosphatase gives MTQASDTSKTSDPSRPYERYESGAGGVAVPDGHPGRDGGSQGLQGPVVSRDGLPEWLDPVARAADSIEPLQLSRFLPPESGAGRQSAVLILFGDGPAGPELLLMERASQLRSHGGQPSFPGGALDPEDGDPQTTGPLRAALREAEEETGLDPEGVQIFGVLPRLYIPVSGFVVTPVLGWWREPTEVRAVDAAETARVFTVPVADLTDPANRATAVHPRGHAGPAFLVESALVWGFTAGVIDRLLHFAGWERPWDRTRRVPLDWHA, from the coding sequence ATGACGCAAGCGAGTGACACCAGCAAGACGAGTGACCCCAGCAGGCCGTACGAGAGGTACGAGAGCGGCGCGGGCGGCGTTGCCGTGCCCGACGGGCACCCGGGCCGGGACGGCGGCTCCCAGGGCCTCCAGGGCCCCGTGGTGAGCCGTGACGGCCTGCCCGAGTGGCTCGACCCCGTCGCGCGCGCGGCCGACAGCATCGAGCCGCTCCAGCTCAGCCGCTTCCTGCCGCCCGAGAGCGGCGCAGGGCGGCAGTCCGCCGTGCTGATCCTCTTCGGCGACGGCCCGGCCGGGCCCGAGCTGCTGCTCATGGAGCGCGCCAGCCAGCTGCGCTCGCACGGCGGCCAGCCCTCCTTCCCGGGCGGCGCCCTCGACCCCGAGGACGGCGACCCGCAGACCACCGGACCGCTGCGCGCCGCCCTGCGCGAGGCCGAGGAGGAGACCGGCCTGGACCCCGAAGGGGTACAGATCTTCGGCGTGCTGCCCCGGCTCTACATCCCGGTGAGCGGTTTCGTGGTGACCCCCGTCCTGGGCTGGTGGCGCGAGCCGACCGAGGTGCGGGCGGTGGACGCGGCGGAGACCGCCCGGGTCTTCACCGTCCCCGTGGCGGATCTCACGGACCCGGCCAACCGGGCCACCGCGGTCCACCCGAGGGGGCACGCAGGCCCGGCCTTTCTGGTCGAATCCGCCCTCGTCTGGGGCTTCACGGCCGGGGTGATCGACCGGTTGCTGCACTTCGCGGGCTGGGAGCGCCCCTGGGATCGCACCAGGCGGGTCCCGCTCGACTGGCACGCGTGA
- a CDS encoding MBL fold metallo-hydrolase: protein MTEAAALPGQPRGGVLSGPATTRTVNVLAPNPSAMTLDGTNTWIVAEPDSDLAVVVDPGPLDDAHLRNVVATAERMGKRVALTLLTHGHPDHAEGAARFAELTRTHVRALDPALRLGDEGLGAGDVITTGGLEMWVVPTPGHTADSLCFHLPADRAVLTGDTVLGRGTTVVAHPDGRLGDYLDSLRRLRSLAVDDGVHTVLPGHGPVLDDAQGAIEFYLAHRAHRLAQVETAVENGFTTAADVVGRVYADVDRSLWPAAELSVRAQLEYLSEHGLI from the coding sequence GTGACCGAAGCCGCGGCCCTCCCCGGCCAGCCCCGCGGCGGGGTGCTGTCCGGCCCCGCCACGACCCGTACCGTCAACGTCCTCGCGCCCAACCCCTCCGCGATGACCCTGGACGGCACCAACACCTGGATCGTCGCCGAGCCCGACTCCGACCTCGCCGTCGTCGTCGACCCCGGACCGCTCGACGACGCCCATCTGCGGAACGTGGTCGCCACCGCCGAGCGGATGGGCAAGCGGGTCGCCCTCACCCTGCTCACCCACGGCCACCCCGACCACGCCGAGGGCGCCGCCCGCTTCGCGGAGCTGACGCGCACGCACGTACGCGCGCTGGACCCGGCGTTGCGCCTCGGGGACGAAGGGCTCGGCGCGGGCGACGTGATCACCACCGGCGGACTGGAGATGTGGGTGGTGCCCACCCCCGGTCACACCGCAGACTCCCTCTGTTTCCATCTCCCCGCCGACCGGGCCGTGCTGACGGGGGACACGGTCCTCGGGCGCGGCACCACCGTCGTGGCGCACCCCGACGGCCGCCTGGGCGACTACCTCGACTCACTGCGGCGGCTGCGCTCGCTCGCGGTCGACGACGGCGTCCACACCGTGCTGCCCGGGCACGGTCCGGTCCTCGACGACGCGCAGGGCGCCATCGAGTTCTACCTCGCCCACCGCGCCCACCGGCTGGCCCAGGTGGAGACGGCGGTGGAGAACGGCTTCACCACGGCGGCGGACGTGGTGGGCCGCGTCTACGCGGACGTCGACCGCTCGCTGTGGCCGGCGGCCGAGCTCTCCGTACGCGCGCAGTTGGAGTATCTGAGCGAGCACGGGCTGATCTGA
- the nth gene encoding endonuclease III codes for MGEQPASKPKKAAKESKSANRAASAPAPAPGASATPGTPAKAPAKKAVKKTVAKEAPAKEAPAKKAPAKKAVTKKAVTKKAPAKPAKTAKTAKPAKAGETAKAAKTAPARPAAKPAKPESHLSMVRRARRINRELADVYPYAHPELDFRNPFELLVATVLSAQTTDLRVNQTTPALFAAYPTPEDLAAADPEAVEQLIRPTGFFRAKTKSIMGLAAALRDDFGGNVPGRLDDLVKLPGVGRKTANVVLGNAFGVPGITVDTHFGRLVRRWKWTDEEDPVKVEAVVAEIFPKSEWTMLSHRVVFHGRRICHARKPACGACPIAPLCPAYGEGETDPEKAKKLLKYEKGGFPGQRLSPPPDYPGLPAPPLGAG; via the coding sequence GTGGGCGAACAGCCCGCGAGTAAACCGAAAAAAGCCGCGAAAGAATCAAAATCGGCCAATCGGGCCGCGTCGGCGCCGGCGCCCGCCCCGGGCGCGTCGGCCACCCCGGGCACGCCCGCGAAGGCCCCGGCCAAGAAGGCGGTGAAGAAGACCGTGGCCAAGGAGGCACCGGCCAAGGAGGCACCGGCCAAGAAGGCACCGGCCAAGAAGGCCGTCACCAAGAAGGCCGTCACCAAGAAGGCCCCGGCCAAGCCCGCGAAGACCGCGAAGACCGCCAAGCCCGCGAAGGCTGGCGAGACCGCCAAGGCCGCGAAAACCGCCCCCGCCCGGCCCGCCGCCAAGCCCGCCAAACCCGAGTCCCACCTCTCCATGGTCCGCCGCGCCCGCCGGATCAACCGCGAGCTGGCGGACGTGTATCCGTACGCCCACCCGGAGCTCGACTTCCGCAACCCCTTCGAGCTCCTGGTCGCGACCGTCCTGTCCGCGCAGACGACGGACCTGCGGGTCAACCAGACGACGCCCGCGCTGTTCGCCGCGTATCCGACCCCCGAGGACCTGGCCGCGGCCGACCCGGAGGCGGTCGAGCAGCTGATCCGGCCGACCGGGTTCTTCCGCGCCAAGACCAAGTCGATCATGGGTCTCGCCGCCGCCCTCCGCGACGACTTCGGGGGCAACGTCCCGGGCCGCCTCGACGACTTGGTGAAGCTCCCCGGAGTCGGCCGCAAGACGGCGAACGTGGTGCTCGGCAACGCCTTCGGCGTCCCCGGCATCACCGTCGACACGCACTTCGGCCGACTGGTCCGCCGCTGGAAGTGGACGGACGAGGAGGACCCGGTCAAGGTCGAGGCCGTCGTCGCCGAGATCTTCCCGAAGAGCGAGTGGACGATGCTCTCGCACCGCGTCGTCTTCCACGGCCGCCGCATCTGCCACGCCCGCAAGCCCGCCTGCGGCGCCTGCCCCATCGCCCCGCTCTGCCCGGCGTACGGGGAGGGCGAGACGGACCCGGAGAAGGCGAAGAAGCTCCTGAAGTACGAGAAGGGCGGCTTCCCGGGCCAGCGGCTCTCCCCGCCCCCGGACTACCCGGGGCTCCCGGCCCCGCCGCTGGGGGCCGGATGA
- a CDS encoding MarP family serine protease: MNVLDILLLVAAVWFAIVGYRQGFVVGILSVIGFLGGGLIAVYLLPVIWDQLTDKRDVSTTAAIVAVVVVIVCASVGQAFTTHLGNKLRQHITWSPARALDATGGALVNVVAMLLVAWLIGTALSPLADPQSSSRGNALGRAVNDSQILRGVDKAMPKQAYTWFSDFSSMLAQNGLPQVFAPFTNESITKVPPPDQALATSPVAAQAKRSIVKVTGTAPSCGKRLEGTGFVFAERRVMTNAHVVGGVEDPKIQIGGQGRTYDATVVVYDWRRDIAVLDVPDLKAPVLHFSSQAAHSGSGAIVAGFPEDQPYDVRAARVRGRITPPGPDIYHRGTVTREVYSLFTTVRPGNSGGPLLTPDGKVYGVVFAKSLDDPNTGYALTAGEIREDIQLGRTANQQVDSQQCAL, translated from the coding sequence GTGAACGTGCTGGACATCCTGTTGCTGGTCGCCGCCGTGTGGTTCGCGATCGTCGGCTACCGCCAGGGCTTCGTCGTCGGCATCCTGTCGGTGATCGGCTTCCTCGGCGGTGGTCTCATCGCCGTGTATCTGCTGCCGGTCATCTGGGACCAGCTGACGGACAAGCGGGACGTGTCGACCACCGCCGCCATCGTGGCGGTCGTCGTCGTGATCGTCTGCGCCTCCGTGGGCCAGGCCTTCACCACGCACCTGGGCAACAAACTGCGCCAGCACATCACCTGGTCGCCCGCGCGCGCCCTGGACGCCACGGGCGGCGCGCTGGTCAACGTCGTGGCGATGCTCCTGGTCGCCTGGCTGATCGGCACCGCGCTCTCCCCGCTGGCCGACCCCCAGTCGTCGAGCAGGGGGAATGCGCTGGGACGGGCGGTCAACGACTCCCAGATCCTGCGCGGCGTCGACAAGGCGATGCCCAAGCAGGCGTACACCTGGTTCTCGGACTTCTCCTCCATGCTGGCGCAGAACGGGCTGCCGCAGGTCTTCGCCCCGTTCACCAACGAGTCGATCACCAAGGTCCCGCCGCCCGACCAGGCGCTGGCCACCAGCCCCGTGGCGGCCCAGGCCAAGCGCTCGATCGTCAAGGTCACCGGCACCGCGCCGAGCTGCGGCAAGCGCCTGGAGGGCACCGGCTTCGTCTTCGCCGAGCGCCGGGTGATGACCAACGCCCACGTAGTGGGCGGCGTGGAGGACCCGAAGATCCAGATAGGCGGCCAGGGCCGGACGTACGACGCGACGGTGGTGGTCTACGACTGGCGCCGCGACATCGCGGTCCTGGACGTGCCCGACCTGAAGGCCCCGGTCCTGCACTTCTCCTCGCAGGCGGCGCACAGCGGCAGCGGAGCGATCGTCGCGGGCTTCCCCGAGGACCAGCCGTACGACGTGCGCGCCGCGCGCGTCCGCGGCCGGATCACCCCGCCGGGCCCGGACATCTACCACCGCGGCACGGTCACCCGCGAGGTCTACTCGCTGTTCACCACGGTCCGCCCGGGCAACTCCGGCGGCCCCCTCCTCACCCCCGACGGCAAGGTCTACGGAGTGGTCTTCGCCAAGTCCCTCGACGACCCGAACACCGGATACGCGCTGACGGCCGGTGAGATCCGCGAGGACATCCAGCTGGGCCGCACCGCCAACCAGCAGGTCGACAGCCAGCAGTGCGCCCTGTGA
- a CDS encoding response regulator transcription factor, which produces MSPAPAEDDTQRILIVDDEPAVREALQRSLAFEGYGTEVAVDGLDALAKAEAYRPDLIVLDIQMPRMDGLTAARRLRGAGSTTPVLMLTARDTVGDRVTGLDAGADDYLVKPFELDELFARIRALLRRSSYAATAGGEQPDENVLTFGDLRMDLATREVTRGERVVELTRTEFTLLEMFLAHPRQVLTREQILKAVWGFDFEPSSNSLDVYVMYLRRKTEAGGEPRVVHTVRGVGYALRSGGAE; this is translated from the coding sequence ATGAGCCCCGCACCCGCCGAGGACGACACCCAGCGCATCCTGATCGTCGACGACGAGCCCGCCGTACGGGAGGCGCTCCAGCGCAGCCTCGCCTTCGAGGGGTACGGGACGGAGGTCGCCGTCGACGGTCTGGACGCGCTGGCCAAGGCGGAGGCCTACCGGCCCGATCTGATCGTCCTCGACATCCAGATGCCCCGGATGGACGGGCTCACCGCCGCCCGGCGGCTGCGCGGGGCCGGGTCCACCACCCCCGTCCTGATGCTCACCGCGCGCGACACGGTCGGCGACCGCGTCACCGGGCTCGACGCGGGCGCGGACGACTACCTGGTCAAGCCGTTCGAGCTGGACGAGCTGTTCGCCCGGATCCGCGCGCTGCTGCGCCGCAGCTCGTACGCCGCGACGGCGGGCGGCGAGCAGCCCGACGAGAACGTCCTCACCTTCGGTGATCTGCGGATGGACCTGGCGACCCGTGAGGTGACGCGCGGCGAGCGGGTGGTGGAGCTGACGCGTACGGAGTTCACGCTCCTGGAAATGTTCCTGGCCCACCCCCGGCAGGTGCTCACCCGCGAGCAGATCCTCAAGGCGGTCTGGGGCTTCGACTTCGAGCCGTCGTCCAACTCCCTCGACGTGTACGTCATGTACCTGCGCCGCAAGACCGAGGCGGGCGGCGAGCCGCGCGTGGTCCACACCGTGCGCGGGGTGGGGTACGCCCTGCGCTCGGGCGGCGCGGAGTGA
- a CDS encoding S1C family serine protease — MTFPDQQPKQPQPQPYPQAPGAYPPPPPYEPSRPVHAGPGTTIWPSNGHGADGADGGTPGTTGAAPTPHRRARRSVGLLAAVALAAAAVGGGTATLVERWTGGDSSASAPAVPGTNASRNTNGTVAGVAQAVSPSIVEISATSASGQSTGSGVIITSSGEIVTNNHVIAGADQVKVRMSDGKTYTASVVGTDPDKDLALIKVKGASGLKPASLGNSDNLKVGEQVVAIGSPEGLTGTVTSGIVSALNRDVTVAKEQGQGQGQDQQDGGRGGRGGWPFEFGGQQFNGDTGSSKTTYKAIQTDASLNPGNSGGALIDMNGNIVGINSAMYSPSSANAQSSSAAGSVGLGFAIPVNTVKADLASLRSGSDSGNSSDS, encoded by the coding sequence ATGACCTTTCCCGACCAGCAGCCGAAGCAGCCGCAGCCGCAGCCGTACCCGCAGGCACCCGGGGCCTACCCCCCGCCGCCCCCGTACGAGCCGAGCCGACCCGTGCACGCCGGCCCCGGGACCACCATCTGGCCGTCGAACGGCCACGGGGCCGACGGGGCTGACGGGGGCACCCCCGGCACGACCGGCGCCGCACCCACCCCCCACCGCCGCGCCCGCCGCTCCGTCGGCCTCCTCGCCGCCGTCGCGCTCGCCGCCGCGGCCGTGGGAGGCGGGACCGCCACGCTCGTGGAGCGGTGGACCGGGGGCGACAGCAGCGCCAGCGCGCCCGCCGTCCCGGGGACGAACGCCTCCAGGAACACCAACGGGACCGTCGCGGGCGTGGCCCAGGCCGTCTCGCCCAGCATCGTGGAGATCAGCGCGACCTCCGCCTCCGGGCAGTCCACCGGATCCGGCGTGATCATCACCTCCAGCGGTGAGATCGTCACGAACAACCACGTGATCGCCGGGGCCGACCAGGTCAAGGTCCGGATGAGCGACGGCAAGACGTACACCGCGAGCGTCGTCGGCACCGACCCCGACAAGGACCTCGCGCTCATCAAGGTGAAGGGGGCCAGTGGGCTCAAGCCCGCGAGCCTCGGCAACTCCGACAACCTCAAGGTCGGCGAGCAGGTCGTCGCCATCGGCTCCCCCGAGGGCCTGACCGGCACGGTCACCAGCGGCATCGTCTCCGCCCTCAACCGCGACGTCACGGTCGCGAAGGAGCAGGGCCAGGGACAGGGCCAGGACCAGCAGGACGGCGGACGCGGCGGGCGCGGCGGCTGGCCGTTCGAGTTCGGCGGGCAGCAGTTCAACGGCGACACCGGCTCGTCGAAGACCACGTACAAGGCCATCCAGACGGACGCCTCGCTCAACCCGGGCAACTCCGGTGGCGCGCTGATCGACATGAACGGCAACATCGTCGGCATCAACTCCGCGATGTACAGCCCCAGTTCCGCCAACGCCCAGTCCTCCTCGGCGGCGGGCAGCGTCGGGCTCGGGTTCGCCATCCCGGTCAACACCGTCAAGGCCGACCTCGCCTCCCTCCGCTCCGGCAGCGACAGCGGCAACAGCAGCGACAGCTGA
- a CDS encoding Crp/Fnr family transcriptional regulator translates to MDDVLRRAPLFAALDDEQAAELRASMSEVTLARGDALFHEGDPGDRLYVVTEGKVKLHRTSPDGRENMLAVLGPGELIGELSLFDPGPRTATATALTEVKLLGLGHGDLQPWLNARPEVATALLRAVARRLRKTNDQMSDLVFSDVPGRVARALLDLSRRFGVQSEEGIHVVHDLTQEELAQLVGASRETVNKALADFAQRGWLRLEARAVILLDVERLAKRSR, encoded by the coding sequence GTGGACGACGTTCTGCGGCGCGCCCCGCTCTTCGCGGCGCTCGATGATGAGCAGGCCGCGGAGCTCCGCGCCTCGATGAGTGAGGTGACGCTCGCCCGCGGCGACGCCCTCTTCCACGAGGGCGACCCCGGCGACCGCCTCTACGTGGTCACCGAGGGCAAGGTCAAGCTCCACCGCACTTCCCCCGACGGCCGCGAGAACATGCTGGCGGTCCTCGGCCCCGGCGAGCTCATCGGCGAGCTGTCCCTCTTCGACCCGGGCCCGCGCACCGCCACCGCGACCGCGCTCACCGAGGTCAAGCTGCTGGGCCTGGGCCACGGCGACCTCCAGCCCTGGCTGAACGCCCGGCCCGAGGTGGCCACCGCCCTGCTGCGCGCCGTCGCCCGCCGACTGCGCAAGACCAACGACCAGATGTCCGACCTGGTCTTCTCCGACGTCCCGGGCCGCGTCGCCCGCGCGCTCCTCGACCTGTCGCGCCGCTTCGGCGTGCAGTCGGAAGAGGGCATCCACGTCGTGCACGACCTGACGCAGGAAGAGCTGGCCCAGCTGGTCGGCGCCTCCCGCGAGACGGTGAACAAGGCCCTCGCCGACTTCGCGCAGCGCGGCTGGCTGCGCCTGGAGGCCCGTGCGGTGATCCTGCTCGACGTCGAGCGGCTCGCCAAGCGCTCGCGCTGA